One region of Juglans microcarpa x Juglans regia isolate MS1-56 chromosome 7S, Jm3101_v1.0, whole genome shotgun sequence genomic DNA includes:
- the LOC121240907 gene encoding putative F-box protein At4g38870: protein MASRIPSDLLYEIFSRLPIKSLFRFRCVSSLWRSIIDDPCLAYMQQTRCAEEPNVLVFHHPGKTTDVIFSPEGRLSEASLRSFSKFVTLKGYNLQCICNGLSCFTKSSHGNESIVVLFNPIRKQVVSLQPTPAAYPSRRPSPTQNGLTYYGLGFDCSKNTYKIVRVFDDESNSTAFHGEVFTLGTNSWRAIPKDPPCRLFGLPVFASGNLHWLAYPSDHDHVDEQGHHHRVGSKIVSFDISKEEFGLIYPPKFRWPGCLLDLNGNLAIVVVDCSMLRPPHIDIWVLKEYERKDQWVKEYDIDLKPARTCFFFNRLAAILELVEFDRVLLLRCPGRLFFCDLKTGRVRQFSIPKLCFGTEALCHKGSILSISGFQKN from the coding sequence ATGGCGTCTCGTATCCCTTCAGATCTTCTCTATGAAATCTTTTCACGACTACCCATCAAGTCACTTTTCCGATTCAGGTGCGTCTCTTCTCTATGGCGCAGCATCATCGACGATCCATGCCTCGCTTATATGCAGCAAACCCGATGTGCTGAAGAACCTAACGTTTTAGTTTTCCACCATCCCGGCAAGACAACGGACGTAATATTTAGCCCGGAAGGGAGACTCTCAGAGGCTAGTTTGCGTAGTTTTTCAAAGTTTGTAACTTTGAAAGGCTATAATCTACAGTGCATCTGTAATGGGCTGTCTTGCTTCACAAAAAGTAGTCATGGTAACGAAAGCATCGTAGTTTTGTTTAACCCTATTAGGAAACAAGTCGTATCCCTGCAGCCAACACCAGCAGCATATCCATCTCGGCGGCCTTCTCCTACACAAAATGGCCTGACATACTACGGGTTAGgctttgattgttcaaaaaacACGTACAAGATCGTTCGAGTGTTTGATGATGAATCCAACAGTACTGCTTTTCATGGTGAAGTATTCACACTTGGTACGAACTCATGGAGAGCCATTCCCAAAGACCCTCCTTGTCGTTTATTTGGATTGCCTGTATTTGCATCTGGAAATCTTCATTGGCTTGCTTACCCtagtgatcatgatcatgtagaTGAACAAGGTCATCATCATCGAGTAGGCTCTAAGATTGTTTCGTTTGATATTTCCAAGGAAGAATTTGGCTTGATTTATCCACCTAAATTTAGGTGGCCGGGTTGTTTGCTTGATCTAAATGGAAATTTGGCTATTGTTGTCGTTGATTGCTCGATGCTCAGGCCGCCGCACATCGATATTTGGGTATTGAAGGAATACGAAAGGAAAGATCAATGGGTCAAAGAGTACGATATTGATCTAAAACCAGCAAGAACCTGTTTTTTCTTCAATAGACTTGCAGCCATTTTAGAGCTAGTGGAATTTGACCGAGTGCTCCTATTGAGGTGCCCTGGGAGGTTATTTTTTTGTGATCTAAAGACTGGTAGGGTAAGGCAGTTCTCTATTCCAAAGCTCTGTTTTGGGACAGAGGCCCTTTGTCACAAGGGCAGCATATTATCAATTTCTGGGTTTCAGAAAAATTAG